A genomic stretch from Cryomorphaceae bacterium 1068 includes:
- the lipB gene encoding lipoyl(octanoyl) transferase LipB, giving the protein MKKQLPKVQLIEVGLKGYQDTWDYQEELFSGVVQRKIEMRKTGESEPVPGNYLVFVEHPHVYTLGKSGKVENLLLSKEELAEKGIEYFKINRGGDITYHGPGQIVAYPIIDLDQFFTDIHKYLRYLEEAVILTLAEYGIKGERYEGLTGVWLNPDNPERARKICALGVRCSRWVTMHGLAFNVNSQLEYFNNIIPCGIDDKAVTSMEKELGRKLDMDEVKEKLRNHLTELFEWELIS; this is encoded by the coding sequence TTGAAAAAGCAACTACCAAAGGTTCAATTAATTGAAGTCGGACTAAAAGGCTATCAGGATACTTGGGATTATCAAGAAGAGCTTTTTTCGGGTGTTGTTCAGCGCAAGATCGAAATGCGAAAAACAGGCGAATCAGAGCCTGTTCCCGGCAACTACCTGGTTTTTGTTGAGCACCCGCATGTCTATACTCTCGGCAAAAGCGGTAAAGTCGAAAACCTTCTGCTGAGTAAAGAAGAGCTGGCAGAAAAGGGGATTGAGTATTTCAAAATCAATCGCGGTGGCGACATCACCTACCACGGCCCTGGTCAGATCGTAGCTTATCCCATTATCGATTTGGATCAATTCTTTACCGATATCCACAAATACCTGCGCTATCTGGAAGAAGCGGTTATTCTCACTTTGGCCGAATACGGCATTAAGGGAGAACGCTACGAAGGACTTACCGGCGTTTGGCTCAACCCTGATAATCCCGAAAGGGCCAGAAAAATCTGTGCCTTAGGTGTACGTTGCAGTCGCTGGGTTACGATGCACGGGCTCGCCTTCAATGTGAATTCTCAGTTGGAATACTTCAACAATATTATTCCTTGTGGAATCGATGATAAAGCGGTGACTTCAATGGAAAAGGAATTGGGTCGAAAGCTCGATATGGACGAAGTGAAAGAAAAGCTTCGAAACCACCTCACTGAATTATTCGAGTGGGAGCTTATTTCCTAA
- a CDS encoding bifunctional phosphoglucose/phosphomannose isomerase — translation MTKQEAIKEMERLIDAFPDNMVEAIEIGKKAVENFKPRPVKNVLVSGLGGSGIGGKFASQLVWDQCTVPIHVVNDYRIPAWVGEDTLFVACSYSGNTEETLSTLAEAMTKGASISCVTSGGKLELLARENDFNMIKIPSGQPPRTSFGYNALQQLFILSAYGLIDKDFVSDLSAAAQLLKDEKGIIKTEAAAIANKIGNRIPVIYSETYFEAVAVRFRQQINENAKTLCWHHALPEMNHNELVSWAGGSKDYAVVIIRTPEDHPGTVKRMELSKEIISRYTDVIIELKPKGATRIEMVYYLIHLADWISFYMAVEKDVDPVEIDVIDYFKAELAKG, via the coding sequence ATGACAAAGCAAGAAGCAATTAAAGAAATGGAAAGGTTGATCGATGCCTTTCCTGACAATATGGTCGAGGCGATTGAGATCGGTAAAAAAGCAGTAGAAAACTTTAAGCCTCGTCCTGTAAAGAATGTCTTGGTTTCGGGCTTAGGTGGTTCAGGTATAGGTGGGAAATTTGCCTCTCAACTCGTTTGGGACCAATGCACGGTTCCCATCCACGTAGTAAATGATTACCGCATTCCTGCTTGGGTTGGCGAAGACACCCTGTTTGTAGCCTGCAGCTACAGTGGAAATACGGAAGAAACGTTGAGCACACTGGCAGAAGCCATGACAAAAGGAGCTTCCATCTCTTGTGTGACATCAGGTGGGAAGCTGGAGCTTTTGGCGAGAGAGAATGATTTCAACATGATCAAAATTCCCTCAGGACAGCCACCTCGTACCAGTTTTGGATACAACGCGCTCCAACAACTTTTTATTCTTTCAGCTTATGGCCTGATAGACAAAGACTTTGTGTCAGATTTATCTGCGGCAGCTCAACTGCTAAAAGATGAAAAGGGAATAATAAAAACAGAAGCTGCGGCGATTGCCAATAAGATAGGAAACCGAATTCCTGTGATCTATTCCGAGACTTATTTCGAAGCAGTAGCGGTGCGATTTCGTCAACAGATCAATGAGAACGCAAAGACCCTATGCTGGCACCATGCACTTCCGGAAATGAACCACAATGAGTTGGTTTCATGGGCAGGAGGAAGCAAGGATTATGCGGTCGTGATTATCCGAACACCGGAAGATCATCCCGGAACGGTAAAGCGCATGGAGTTGAGCAAGGAAATCATTTCACGCTACACTGATGTCATTATTGAGCTAAAGCCAAAAGGTGCTACCAGAATTGAGATGGTTTATTACCTCATTCATCTTGCTGACTGGATCTCTTTCTACATGGCTGTAGAAAAGGATGTGGACCCTGTCGAAATTGATGTCATTGATTATTTCAAAGCCGAGCTGGCAAAAGGTTGA
- a CDS encoding CvpA family protein: MILDICILLPVLWGMFKGFKRGLIIELCTLMALILGVYGAATFGEMGSDYLRETFNTDPRVSGVLGFALLFIVIVVLVFVFGKILEGLIKLVALGLVNKLFGLLFGGLKFLLIVSGLLYLINGFPLTEDLIPAKEKADSYLYEPASELLPSIYPTLAQAKWKEQLEDTLDDIKEGIDFN; encoded by the coding sequence ATGATCCTCGATATCTGTATTCTTCTACCCGTTTTATGGGGAATGTTCAAAGGCTTTAAGCGCGGACTAATCATCGAGTTGTGCACGCTGATGGCCTTGATATTGGGCGTATACGGAGCAGCTACCTTCGGTGAAATGGGAAGTGATTACCTGCGTGAAACTTTCAATACTGACCCAAGAGTGAGTGGTGTACTGGGCTTCGCACTACTCTTCATCGTTATCGTAGTCTTGGTTTTCGTGTTCGGAAAAATTCTTGAAGGACTAATCAAACTAGTAGCGCTTGGTCTGGTCAACAAACTCTTTGGACTGCTTTTCGGTGGGTTGAAGTTTTTACTGATTGTGAGCGGCCTCCTTTACTTGATCAATGGCTTTCCCCTCACCGAAGATTTAATTCCAGCAAAAGAAAAAGCCGATTCATATCTCTATGAACCGGCTTCTGAATTACTTCCCTCGATTTATCCGACTTTGGCTCAAGCCAAATGGAAAGAACAACTTGAAGATACCCTCGATGACATTAAAGAGGGTATCGATTTTAACTAG
- a CDS encoding phosphoglycerate kinase — protein sequence MIRIDDYDFKDKRALIRVDFNVPLNEKMEVTDATRIEAALPTIHKVLDGGGSVVLMSHLGRPKGEPNEKYSLEHILGTLKEKLGKEVDFASDCIGDEAKSQSSNLKPGQVLILENLRFHKEETEWDEFFAGQLAEHGDCYVNDAFGTAHRAHASTTTVAKFFPTDKMFGLLLQSEIENMDRALYSENKPVLAIIGGAKISTKITVVENLLDKVNDIIIGGGMAYTMAKAKGGKIGDSLYEEEFLETAKGLYKRAAEKNVNIHIPSDTVIADEFRNDASSDICPTTEIPDGWMGLDIGPMTIEAFDELIMRSKVILWNGPMGVFEMENFAKGTVQVAKSLAAATKNGAFTLVGGGDSVAAINKFGLSDQVSYVSTGGGAMLEYLEGKTLPGIAAIRD from the coding sequence ATGATTCGAATAGACGACTACGATTTTAAAGATAAAAGAGCCTTGATTCGCGTGGACTTTAATGTGCCACTCAATGAAAAGATGGAAGTAACTGATGCTACCCGAATTGAGGCGGCATTGCCTACCATTCATAAGGTCTTGGACGGAGGTGGTTCCGTGGTGCTTATGTCACACTTGGGAAGACCAAAAGGTGAGCCCAACGAAAAGTATTCTCTTGAGCACATTCTCGGAACCCTGAAAGAAAAGTTAGGAAAAGAGGTGGATTTCGCTTCTGATTGTATAGGCGATGAAGCCAAAAGCCAATCGTCGAATCTGAAGCCCGGTCAAGTATTGATTTTGGAAAACCTCAGATTTCACAAAGAAGAAACCGAATGGGACGAGTTCTTTGCAGGTCAATTGGCAGAGCATGGCGACTGCTATGTGAACGATGCTTTCGGTACAGCGCATAGGGCTCATGCCTCTACAACGACCGTGGCCAAGTTTTTTCCTACGGATAAGATGTTTGGCCTGTTGCTACAAAGTGAGATTGAGAATATGGATCGAGCGCTTTACAGCGAAAACAAACCGGTTTTAGCGATCATCGGCGGAGCCAAGATCAGTACCAAAATCACTGTGGTAGAGAATCTACTCGATAAGGTGAATGATATCATCATAGGTGGTGGAATGGCCTACACCATGGCCAAAGCAAAAGGAGGAAAGATAGGTGACTCTCTCTACGAAGAAGAGTTTTTAGAAACAGCTAAAGGCCTGTACAAAAGGGCTGCGGAGAAGAATGTGAACATTCACATACCTTCGGATACGGTGATTGCTGATGAATTTCGAAACGACGCGAGTTCAGATATTTGCCCAACGACCGAAATTCCTGATGGTTGGATGGGCCTTGACATCGGGCCGATGACCATTGAGGCTTTTGATGAGTTAATCATGCGTTCCAAGGTTATTCTTTGGAATGGACCAATGGGCGTTTTTGAGATGGAAAATTTTGCCAAAGGAACTGTGCAAGTGGCCAAGTCTTTGGCAGCAGCCACTAAGAATGGAGCATTCACACTCGTAGGTGGTGGAGACTCAGTAGCAGCGATCAACAAGTTTGGCCTGAGCGATCAAGTGAGTTATGTATCTACCGGTGGGGGAGCTATGCTGGAATACCTTGAAGGAAAAACGCTACCTGGAATTGCAGCAATCAGAGACTAG